The following are from one region of the Mercenaria mercenaria strain notata unplaced genomic scaffold, MADL_Memer_1 contig_2207, whole genome shotgun sequence genome:
- the LOC128552255 gene encoding protein NYNRIN-like — protein MVDQFTKWVECIPLPTQSAEDTARGAVNHFFARFGVPFEFFSEQGRNFESKLFTEVCSALEIHKARTTPYRPSSNGQVERYNRTLMDAVRCFIGKSQNKWDQYLPQLAGALRASVNRMTGFTPNKMMLGREVNTPASLMFPQGQNKQVSPDEHVTSLVTSLQQAHEVARKTLKTSTKRMKRDHDLRLFERTYQVGDAVYVLDTAAVKGKCKKLCPPWKGPGVIVTRLSSYLFRVKHRNVVFVANHDRLKPCRDRQLPSWIKHWKANPEGTKTARGDDRVYCFCRKQWQGRFMIQCDHCEEWFHGSCVDITPTDALNIGMYQCADCKGRT, from the coding sequence ATGGTGGACCAGTTCACCAAGTGGGTCGAGTGTATACCCTTACCAACTCAGTCAGCAGAGGATACAGCTAGAGGTGCGGTTAATCATTTCTTTGCGAGATTTGGTGtaccttttgaatttttttcagaacagGGCAGAAACTTTGAATCTAAACTATTCACTGAAGTATGCTCTGCTCTAGAAATTCACAAAGCACGAACCACACCATACCGACCCTCTAGTAATGGACAAGTGGAGAGGTATAACAGAACCTTAATGGACGCTGTGCGTTGTTTCATAGGCAAATCCCAAAACAAATGGGATCAGTACTTGCCACAATTGGCCGGCGCTCTTCGTGCTTCGGTCAATCGTATGACAGGGTTTACACCAAATAAGATGATGTTGGGTAGGGAAGTAAATACTCCAGCCAGTTTGATGTTCCCACAGGGTCAGAATAAACAGGTAAGTCCAGATGAACATGTTACTTCGCTGGTAACAAGTCTACAGCAGGCTCATGAAGTTGCTAGGAAAACACTAAAAACTAGCACAAAGAGAATGAAACGTGACCATGATCTGAGATTATTTGAAAGAACTTACCAGGTAGGTGATGCAGTCTATGTCCTTGACACAGCGGCCGTAAAGGGTAAGTGTAAGAAGCTATGTCCGCCTTGGAAAGGGCCCGGGGTAATCGTCACAAGATTGTCGTCTTATCTTTTCAGGGTGAAGCATAGGAATGTAGTGTTTGTCGCTAATCATGATCGATTAAAACCATGTCGAGACAGACAGTTGCCAAGCTGGATCAAACACTGGAAGGCTAACCCCGAGGGCACTAAAACTGCAAGAGGGGACGACCGGGTCTATTGCTTTTGCAGAAAACAATGGCAGGGTAGATTCATGATACAATGTGATCATTGCGAGGAATGGTTCCATGGATCATGTGTGGATATTACTCCGACAGATGCCTTGAACATTGGCATGTACCAGTGCGCGGATTGTAAGGGTAGAACATAA